One Pseudomonas sp. B21_DOA genomic window, AGCCTGACAACCCTGGAGTGTCTGGTTTGATCGTCTTCCGTTATCTGTCCCGCGAAGTCCTGTTGACCCTCAGCGCCGTAAGTGCCGTGCTGCTGGTCATCATCATGAGCGGTCGCTTCATCAAATACCTGGCACAGGCTGCGGCCGGTCAGCTCGATCCGGGCTCGCTGTTCCTGATCATGGGCTTTCGTCTGCCGGGTTTCCTGCAACTGATTCTGCCGCTGGGTCTGTTCCTCGGGATCCTGCTGGCCTACGGTCGCCTGTACCTCGAAAGCGAAATGACCGTGCTTTCGGCCACCGGCATGAGCCAGCAGAAGCTGTTTCGCATGACCCTGTTTCCGGCAACGCTGGTGGCACTGGTGGTGGCTTGGTTGAGCCTCGGCCTGGCTCCGCAGGGCGCCAACCAGTTTCAGTTGCTGTTGAACAAGCAGGACGCGCTGACCGAGTTCGATACCCTCGAACCGGGCCGCTTCCAGGCATTGCGTGACGGTACTCGGGTGACCTACACCGAAACCCTGAGCGACGACCGCGTCAATCTCGGCAGCGTGTTCATCTCGCAGAAGAACCTCGGTGCCGATAAGAAGGACCGCGGGATTTCCGTGCTGGTGGCCGAGTCGGGCCGTCAGGAAATCCGCCCCGATGGCAATCGCTACCTGATCCTCGACAACGGCTATCGCTATGACGGCAGCCCGGGGCAGGCCGATTACCGCGCCATTCATTACGAAACCTACGGTGTGCTGCTGCCCAAGCCGGACGTCAGCGAAGAAGTCACCGATCGTGACGCGATGCCGACCACGTCCCTGTGGGGCAGTGATGACATCCGTTCGAGAACCGAACTGCAATGGCGCATGTCCCTGCCACTGTTGGTGTTCATCGTGACCCTAATGGCGGTGCCGCTGTCGCGGGTGAATCCGCGTCAGGGGCGTTTCCTCAAGCTGCTGCCGGCGATTCTTCTTTATATGGCTTACCTGACCATCCTGATCGCCGCCCGCGGCGCCCTTGAAAAAGGCAAGATCCCGCCAGCCCTCGGCCTGTGGTGGGTGCACGCGATCTTCCTGGTCATCGGCCTCGGCCTGCTGTATTGGGAGCCGATGCGCTTGAAACTGGCCAGCCGTCGCAGCGCTGCGCTGGAGGTGGCCCGTGGTTAAACTCGACCGCTACATCGGCAGCAGCGTATTCATGGCGATCATCGCCGTGCTGGCGATCATCCTCGGCCTGGCAACGCTTTTCGCCTTCATCGATGAAATGGGCGATGTCAGCGACACCTATACACTGGTCGACGTGCTCGGTTTTGTCTTGCTGACCGCACCGCGCCGGCTCTATGAAATGCTGCCGATGGCGGCATTGATCGGCTGCCTGATCGGTCTCGGCAGTCTGGCCAGCAGCAGTGAGCTGACCGTGATGCGCGCTGCTGGCGTGTCGATCGGCCGTATCGTCTGGGCTGTAATGAAGCCAATGCTGGTGCTGATGCTCGCTGGCGTGCTGATCGGCGAATACGTCGCCCCCGCCACCGAAACCATGGCCCAGGCCAATCGCTCGCTGGCCCAGGGCAGCGGCGATGCGCAAAGCGCCAAGCACGGGATGTGGCACCGTCAGGGTGAAGAATTCATCCACATCAACGCGGTTCAACCGAACGGTCTGTTGTACGGCGTGACGCGTTATCACTTCGACAAGGAGCGCCATCTGCTCAGCTCCAGCTTCGCCAAGAAGGCCGAGTTTGACGGCACCAAGTGGCAGCTTACCGACGTTGCCACCACGCTGTTCAAGGAGCGCAGTACTGAAGTCGTCAATACCCCGAGCGAGGAGTGGGACGTGGCGTTGAGCCCGCAACTGCTCAGTACCGTGGTCATGGCGCCGGAATCGCTGTCGATCAGCGGTCTGTGGGGCTACATCCACTATCTGGCCGAACAAGGCCTGAGCAATGGCCGTTACTGGCTGGCATTTTGGGTCAAGGTGTTGCAGCCGCTGGTGACCGCCGCGCTGGTGCTGATGGCGATCTCGTTCATCTTCGGCCCGCTGCGTTCGGTGACCCTCGGTCAGCGTGTGTTCACCGGCGTGCTGGTGGGCTTCACCTTCCGTATCGTTCAGGATTTGCTGGGGCCATCGAGTCTGGTGTTCGGATTCTCGCCGCTGTTTGCGGTGCTGGTGCCCGCCGCAGTCTGTGCATTGGCGGGCGTCTGGCTGCTCAGACGCGCGGGCTGATGAACAAGCTTTCATTCAGCGCTTGAACCCTGAAAACGCCTCGGTCGCCAGACCGGGGCGTTTTTGCATGCGATCCGGGTGACAGGCGAACGTGACGCTTGCGCCGTGTATCAGGTACAATTCCCGGCTATTTTTCGGCGGGCCAAGCCTGCAGCCTTTTTGAGTGTTGATCCGTGAGTGATTTGAGTCATATCCGCAATTTCTCCATCATCGCCCACATTGACCATGGCAAGTCGACGCTGGCTGACCGTTTCATCCAGATGTGCGGCGGCCTGGCCGAGCGTGAAATGGAAGCCCAGGTACTGGATTCCATGGATCTTGAGCGTGAACGCGGGATCACCATCAAGGCCCATAGCGTTACCCTCTATTACAAAGCCAAAGATGGCATCACCTACCAGCTGAACTTCATTGACACCCCGGGCCACGTCGACTTCACCTACGAAGTCAGCCGTTCCCTGGCCGCGTGTGAAGGCGCCTTGCTGGTGGTCGATGCGGGGCAGGGCGTAGAAGCCCAGTCCGTGGCCAACTGCTACACCGCCATCGAGCAGGGCCTGGAGGTCATGCCGGTGCTGAACAAGATCGACCTGCCTCAGGCCGAGCCGGATCGCGTCAAGGACGAGATCGAGAAGATCATCGGCATCGACGCTACCGACGCCGTCACCTGCAGCGCCAAGACCGGCCTGGGTGTCGACGAAGTGCTCGAGCGTCTGGTACACACCATCCCTGCGCCGACCGGCAACATCGAAGATCCGCTGCAAGCGTTGATCATCGACTCCTGGTTCGACAACTACCTGGGCGTTGTTTCCCTGGTACGCGTGCGCCATGGCCGTGTGAAGAAGGGCGACAAGATTCTGGTCAAGTCCACCGGCAAGGTGCACCTGGTCGACAGCGTCGGCGTGTTCAACCCGAAACACACCGCCACCGTTGATCTGAAGGCCGGCGAAGTGGGCTTCATCATCGCCAGCATCAAGGACATTCACGGTGCACCGGTCGGTGACACCCTGACCCTGAGCTCCACGCCAGACGTTCCGGTGCTGCCGGGCTTCAAACGCATTCAGCCACAGGTTTACGCCGGTCTGTTCCCGGTCAGCTCCGACGACTTCGAGGATTTCCGCGAAGCGCTGCAGAAGCTGACCCTGAACGACTCGTCGCTGCAGTACACCCCGGAAAGCTCGGACGCCCTGGGCTTCGGCTTCCGTTGCGGCTTCCTCGGCATGCTGCACATGGAAATCATCCAGGAGCGCCTCGAGCGCGAATACGACCTGGACCTGATCACCACCGCGCCGACGGTAATTTTCGAGCTGGTGCTGAAAACCGGTGAAACGATTTATGTCGACAACCCGTCGAAGCTTCCGGACGTGTCGGCGATCGAGGACATGCGCGAGCCAATCGTGCGCGCCAATATCCTTGTACCGCAGGAACACCTGGGCAACGTCATCACCCTGTGCATCGAGAAACGCGGCGTACAGGTCGACATGCTGTTCCTCGGCAATCAGGTGCAAGTGACCTACGACCTACCGATGAACGAAGTGGTTCTGGACTTCTTCGACCGTCTCAAATCCACCAGCCGCGGCTATGCTTCGCTGGACTACCATTTCGATCGTTACCAATCGGCTAATCTGGTGAAACTGGACGTGCTGATCAACGGCGACAAGGTCGATGCCCTGGCATTGATCGTGCACCGTGACAATTCGCACTTCAAAGGTCGCCAGTTGACCGAGAAGATGAAAGAACTGATTCCTCGTCAGATGTTCGACGTGGCGATTCAGGCCGCCATTGGTGGTCAGATCGTGGCCCGGACAACCGTCAAGGCGCTCAGAAAGAACGTATTGGCCAAATGCTACGGCGGTGACGTCAGTCGTAAGAAGAAACTGCTCGAGAAGCAGAAGGCCGGTAAGAAACGCATGAAACAGGTCGGCAACGTGGAAATTCCACAGGAAGCCTTCCTCGCCGTGCTCAGGTTGGAATAATCAGGTCCTATGTCGCTAAATTTCCCGCTGTTGCTGGTCATCGCCGTGTTCGTCTGCGGCCTGTTGGCGTTGCTCGATCTGCTGTTCCTGGCGCCGCGTCGGCGGGCTGCCATTGCCTCTTATCAAGGCAGTGTCAGCCAGCCCGAGCCTGTGGTGGTCGAGAAACTGAACAAAGAGCCGCTGCTGGTCGAATACGGCAAGTCGTTCTTTCCGGTGCTGTTCATCGTGCTGGTGCTGCGTTCGTTCCTGGTGGAGCCGTTCCAGATTCCGTCCGGCTCGATGAAACCGACCCTGGACGTCGGCGACTTCATTCTGGTGAACAAGTTTTCCTACGGCATCCGTCTGCCGGTGATCGACAAGAAGATCATCGAAGTCGGTGACCCGCAGCGCGGCGATGTCATGGTGTTCCGCTACCCGAGCGACCCGAACGTCAACTACATCAAGCGTGTGGTCGGCCTGCCGGGTGACACGGTGCGTTACACCGCCGACAAGCGTCTGTTCGTCAACGGCGAATCGATTGCCGAGAAGATGGTCGGTGCCGAAGCGGGTTCGCTGGGCAGCGCGGAGCTCTATCAGGAAAAACTCGGCGCAGCCGAGCACCTGATCCGCAAGGAAATGAGCCGCTACCGCGCGACCCCGGATCGTTCGTGGACAGTGCCTGCCGGGCACTACTTCATGATGGGCGACAACCGCGACAACTCGAACGACAGCCGCTACTGGGATGATCCGAACATTCCCAAGGACCTGCTGGGCATGGTTCCCGACAAGAATATTGTCGGCAAGGCCTTCGCGGTCTGGATGAGCTGGCCGGAGCCGAAACTCAGCCACCTGCCGAATTTCTCGCGGGTCGGCCTGATCAAGTAATCAAACACGGCGCTGTTGACCACAGCGCCGAATGCATTTCTGGAGCCGGCACAATCGGCTTCGCAATCGCCAGGATTTATTTTTTGAACACAGCGTTAATTGTCCCAGGCCTGCGCCGTACCCCGGCGATGGCAGTGGAAACCAGCCACGAACTCAGCGTGGGTAAACCGTGAGCGTTTCTCTAAGCCGTCTCGAGCGCCAGCTCGGTTACACCTTCAAGGACCAGGAGCTGATGCTGCTGGCCCTCACGCACCGCAGTTTTGCCGGGCGCAACAACGAGCGTCTGGAATTCCTCGGTGATGCCATCCTCAACTTCGTTGCTGGCGAGGCGCTGTTCGATCGCTTCCCGTTGGCCCGCGAAGGCCAGTTGTCGCGTTTGCGCGCACGCCTGGTAAAAGGTGAGACGCTGGCCGTACTGGCTCGCGGTTTCGACCTCGGTGATTATCTGCGTCTGGGTTCGGGTGAACTGAAGAGCGGTGGTTTCCGCCGTGAATCGATTCTCGCCGATGCCCTCGAAGCCCTGATCGGTGCGATCTACCTCGATGCCGGCATGGACGTCGCCCGCGAGCGCGTGCTGGCGTGGCTGGCCGGCGAATTCGAAGGCCTGACCCTGGTCGACACCAACAAGGATCCGAAAACCCGCTTGCAGGAACACCTGCAATCGCGCGGTTGCGAACTGCCACGCTACGAAGTGGTGGATATCCAGGGCGAACCGCACTGCCGTACCTTCTTCGTCGAATGCGAAGTGGTCTTACTGAATGAAAAAAGCCGAGGTCAGGGTGTGAGCCGTCGTATTGCCGAACAGGTAGCGGCCGCCGCAGCACTGATTGCCCTGGGCGTGGAGAATGGCAATGACTGATACAAACGCAACTCGCTGTGGCTACGTTGCCATCGTCGGCCGTCCCAACGTCGGCAAGTCGACGCTGCTCAACCACATCCTCGGCCAGAAGCTCGCGATCACCTCGCGCAAGCCGCAGACCACCCGCCACAACATGCTCGGGATCAAGACCGAGGGCGACGTGCAGGCGATCTACGTCGACACCCCGGGCATGCACAAGGGTGGCGAAAAGGCCCTGAACCGCTACATGAACAAGACCGCTTCGGCGGCGTTGAAAGACGTCGACGTGGTGATCTTCGTCGTCGACCGTACCAAGTGGACCGACGAAGACCAGATGGTGCTCGAGCGTGTGCAGTACGTGACCGGCCCGCTGATCGTCGCGCTGAACAAGACTGATCGCATCGAAGACAAGGCCGAGCTGATGCCGCACCTGAGCTGGTTGCAGGAACAGCTGCCGAACGCGCAGATCATCCCGATTTCCGCGCAGCACGGGCACAACCTCGAAGCGCTGGAAAAGGTCATCGCCGATCATTTGCCGGAGAATGATCACTTCTTCCCGGAAGACCAGATCACCGACCGCAGCAGCCGTTTCCTCGCTGCCGAACTGGTGCGCGAGAAAATCATGCGCCAGATGGGTGCCGAGCTGCCGTACCAGATCACCGTCGAGATCGAAGAGTTCAAGCAGCAGGGCAAGACGTTGCACATCCACGCGTTGATTCTCGTCGAGCGTGACGGTCAGAAGAAA contains:
- the lptF gene encoding LPS export ABC transporter permease LptF, with product MIVFRYLSREVLLTLSAVSAVLLVIIMSGRFIKYLAQAAAGQLDPGSLFLIMGFRLPGFLQLILPLGLFLGILLAYGRLYLESEMTVLSATGMSQQKLFRMTLFPATLVALVVAWLSLGLAPQGANQFQLLLNKQDALTEFDTLEPGRFQALRDGTRVTYTETLSDDRVNLGSVFISQKNLGADKKDRGISVLVAESGRQEIRPDGNRYLILDNGYRYDGSPGQADYRAIHYETYGVLLPKPDVSEEVTDRDAMPTTSLWGSDDIRSRTELQWRMSLPLLVFIVTLMAVPLSRVNPRQGRFLKLLPAILLYMAYLTILIAARGALEKGKIPPALGLWWVHAIFLVIGLGLLYWEPMRLKLASRRSAALEVARG
- the lptG gene encoding LPS export ABC transporter permease LptG, encoding MVKLDRYIGSSVFMAIIAVLAIILGLATLFAFIDEMGDVSDTYTLVDVLGFVLLTAPRRLYEMLPMAALIGCLIGLGSLASSSELTVMRAAGVSIGRIVWAVMKPMLVLMLAGVLIGEYVAPATETMAQANRSLAQGSGDAQSAKHGMWHRQGEEFIHINAVQPNGLLYGVTRYHFDKERHLLSSSFAKKAEFDGTKWQLTDVATTLFKERSTEVVNTPSEEWDVALSPQLLSTVVMAPESLSISGLWGYIHYLAEQGLSNGRYWLAFWVKVLQPLVTAALVLMAISFIFGPLRSVTLGQRVFTGVLVGFTFRIVQDLLGPSSLVFGFSPLFAVLVPAAVCALAGVWLLRRAG
- the lepA gene encoding translation elongation factor 4, which translates into the protein MSDLSHIRNFSIIAHIDHGKSTLADRFIQMCGGLAEREMEAQVLDSMDLERERGITIKAHSVTLYYKAKDGITYQLNFIDTPGHVDFTYEVSRSLAACEGALLVVDAGQGVEAQSVANCYTAIEQGLEVMPVLNKIDLPQAEPDRVKDEIEKIIGIDATDAVTCSAKTGLGVDEVLERLVHTIPAPTGNIEDPLQALIIDSWFDNYLGVVSLVRVRHGRVKKGDKILVKSTGKVHLVDSVGVFNPKHTATVDLKAGEVGFIIASIKDIHGAPVGDTLTLSSTPDVPVLPGFKRIQPQVYAGLFPVSSDDFEDFREALQKLTLNDSSLQYTPESSDALGFGFRCGFLGMLHMEIIQERLEREYDLDLITTAPTVIFELVLKTGETIYVDNPSKLPDVSAIEDMREPIVRANILVPQEHLGNVITLCIEKRGVQVDMLFLGNQVQVTYDLPMNEVVLDFFDRLKSTSRGYASLDYHFDRYQSANLVKLDVLINGDKVDALALIVHRDNSHFKGRQLTEKMKELIPRQMFDVAIQAAIGGQIVARTTVKALRKNVLAKCYGGDVSRKKKLLEKQKAGKKRMKQVGNVEIPQEAFLAVLRLE
- the lepB gene encoding signal peptidase I encodes the protein MSLNFPLLLVIAVFVCGLLALLDLLFLAPRRRAAIASYQGSVSQPEPVVVEKLNKEPLLVEYGKSFFPVLFIVLVLRSFLVEPFQIPSGSMKPTLDVGDFILVNKFSYGIRLPVIDKKIIEVGDPQRGDVMVFRYPSDPNVNYIKRVVGLPGDTVRYTADKRLFVNGESIAEKMVGAEAGSLGSAELYQEKLGAAEHLIRKEMSRYRATPDRSWTVPAGHYFMMGDNRDNSNDSRYWDDPNIPKDLLGMVPDKNIVGKAFAVWMSWPEPKLSHLPNFSRVGLIK
- the rnc gene encoding ribonuclease III; amino-acid sequence: MSVSLSRLERQLGYTFKDQELMLLALTHRSFAGRNNERLEFLGDAILNFVAGEALFDRFPLAREGQLSRLRARLVKGETLAVLARGFDLGDYLRLGSGELKSGGFRRESILADALEALIGAIYLDAGMDVARERVLAWLAGEFEGLTLVDTNKDPKTRLQEHLQSRGCELPRYEVVDIQGEPHCRTFFVECEVVLLNEKSRGQGVSRRIAEQVAAAAALIALGVENGND
- the era gene encoding GTPase Era; protein product: MTDTNATRCGYVAIVGRPNVGKSTLLNHILGQKLAITSRKPQTTRHNMLGIKTEGDVQAIYVDTPGMHKGGEKALNRYMNKTASAALKDVDVVIFVVDRTKWTDEDQMVLERVQYVTGPLIVALNKTDRIEDKAELMPHLSWLQEQLPNAQIIPISAQHGHNLEALEKVIADHLPENDHFFPEDQITDRSSRFLAAELVREKIMRQMGAELPYQITVEIEEFKQQGKTLHIHALILVERDGQKKIIIGDKGERIKRIGTEARKDMELLFDSKIMLNLWVKVKGGWSDDERALRSLGYGDL